TACCCACACAGCCAGCATCTGAACTGGCTTCATCCATACTCCATCACAGCTCCCTCAGACCTCAGTCCCAGCCATTGTCCTTTATCATGTGGGCCAGCTCGATGATAAACTTACCCTCCTTGTACTTCTGGCTGCTCTCAAAGGCGTGCtcctaaagagagagagagacggggagagagagggttGTATGTCCAAGAATAAGTGTTTCTCTATAGCATACAAACCTGTTCATACAATGGCCAAGAAGTGCAAagcacaataacaaatcagaaaacacaaggacgattcagacaaagcagaaaaggtatgtatagtttgtgaatggaattcctccctctgattggacgagacatcggtcactcaggatctacaggaagtccagcagtagctgcagcagtagaaagtggattggtgtgtgtatgaacacagctctgctcttatagcgctcctcaCATCTTTTAATCTGGAATACTTTGGTCTTCCAAAcatacctggtgtgtttttagagatcgcaaactaatctttactgcattatacgctatcagtatatccaaaatcacgccatatgaacgtccttcctcacagtagagctgaatgaactccattttcttatcaatgtaaatatatgtgtttattttctttaaaagatttaaagttgcactactgaaaaaatggtttaatgtgaaggcagaactccacacatgtacaagaaataaaattagataCACAGTAGATTTCCTACTTTTTGTAAATCCCAAGTGACaaatgtctcgtccaatcagaggtcagaattccattcacaaactacaCCTAgcttttccgctttgtctgaattctAATTGTTTTTGGATCTGTTATTTTGCTTTGCTCTACCTTGGATGCATTAACAGTATACAGGTCATTTCATTAATCTGAATGGACTTCCCAGAATACCTGCTTATGGACATCTTTCCTCACATAGCTAGTGACAAACTTTCAACACAAGTCACTAACTCTGAAATGTTCTTCTTTCCTGTTTAATAGAAGACTCAACATTTACATCTGACAgccttattaatttatttcctaaataaaaaatgtgtacaaatgtgaggtttgtttgtttctacaTTTCTCTATATATAATAACTTATTTGATAAGCAGGGAGAGAAATACAGAACACCGACACATAAAAATATCAGCAAGTCATTAAGCTGTGGAGTGAAAACAGACACCGTACGAAGAGGGAAGAATGCAAGCCCCTTCAGGACTGACTTTGAGTGTAGACTTCCTAATATTTGCATGGTGTACAGTAGGTTGTTATCTATTTTGGGATCCTAGATCAGCTGATGCGTGTCCATGACGGTAGTAAATCGAAATACGCTCCCAGACTTATGAACATACCAGAGCACAAATACAAGAATGGGTCAAATGTTTGTGAACACATCAGTGGTGTACACATGGCTGTATATGTCATTACACTCACATATTTCCATCCTAGTGTAGTTTTGCAGTTCTCGCAATAGATGTCTGCTACTGCGTGTAGGCCGGTGAGGAGCACTCGCTCTTCTGCTGGACCACAGCCTACGTTCACCCtattgagagacagacagttagatcaCACTGACAAATAAGCAGATATACATAAGAGCATATGACCAATCATATATTATCCTCTACAGGCACCTTATTCCTCTACTGTGGGGCTAGAGTCCAGAACAGTTTGATAAGTACCACGctttcacacactgattcaaaTCCCTAATGAATGACCAGGTTTTGTGAAGTATTAGAGAATAAAAATGAGCAAACTGTGTTGGAATTTGTCCCCGGAGTTAAACATCCTTGCTATATACTTACACAGAGTTAAATAGATAGGCTCTGCCTTGACTTCCTTGAAAGGACTGAAAGAAAAGCAATAGAACAGCTTATAAGCATTTTACAACAGCATTTGTCCATCCAAACCATATTTTGTTAAACAGTGACAACAAGCTGTGCAGCATCTGCTAGTCTGACCTCAAGCTGTCATCTCCCCTGCTCTGATCATGTTTGCTCTTGCCTGCCACCTCAGTTTGATATGTATTCAGTCTTCCCTTTACATAATGACAAACAGTTTATCAAActgactttaaaaaaatgaataattgcaTAGAAAGAAATCTTTGCTCTTCTTCCTAACCGAGTTTGGTAAGAAACTCCCCTACAGAAAGTCCAGGTCACCTTAGAGATGAGCTCGTCATGGTTGGCGAGGTGTGCGCGGCAGTGGATGCAGCTGTAGGTTCGGTGACAGGTGGGAAGGTAGGCCTGGAAAGTTTTGGAGCGCGTCATAGTGAGCATAGGCGGGCTTGGTGCACGTTGCACAAAGGGGCTCCCGGCCCAGGATGGCTCACACGGGAAACAGCGCAACACACACGTGAGGGCCGTGGTGGTGCGTGGGgtgggacacacacacctgtggaGAACAGCGGGTCTTTACATATGCTTTTTTCACTCTTCTTACACAgataatgtacacacacacacgatagagagagagagagaaagaaacgcTGAAATAGATGCTTGTTGTGGATTAGAAGAATCATAGAAACAGTatcagtgagacagacagctagggTTGGTGAGAATATGATAGAGATAACCAATTAAAAatactggccactttaataggaacacctgtacatcctctcatgcagttatccaaacagccaatcacgtggcagcagcacaatgcatataATAACACAGGTCAAGAGCAGAATCAGACTGGTTGTTGATTCAAGAcagggctggtttgagtatttcagaaaatgcTGACATGGGATTTTCATACACAACAGTCTAGTGTTTCTAGAAACCCTAAACCTACCCCTACCCCTGCctttgaggtggatgagctccAACAGCACTGACAAACACCGAGTTCCATTCGTGTCAATTAAGAACAGTCATGTGACCTGGTCTAATGAATCAGAATCTCCGCCCCTACATGCATATGGTGGGGGTCAGAATTTGGTgtcaacagcatgaatccatagATCTAGCTGGTCTTGTGTTGACagttggtggtggtgtaatggtgtttgCTTGGCAGCCCCTTAGTATCAAACAAGCATCCTTTAAATGCCACAGCTTGTcagagtattgttgctgaccatgtgcaCTCCTTTACGGTTGTAATTTACATGTGTCAAGGCATGTGACAAAGCAAATGTCTCTATTGTTTGTTGTACTTCAATGGCTGCACCAGTCTCCAGATTTAAAGTGAATGATACAATCATATCAACAtggaatctcaaaggaatgctTTTAAAATCTTGTGCAATCCATGCCAGAAAGAACTGATGTTCTGTACCAAACAAAGGTTCGGTTTTAGTATGGCGTTCCTCATAATGGCCAATACTGCAGGAATACGTTTTGAGAGGCAGAACCACACTAGCCACAATGAGCTGTGGTTAACAATTACATTAGCCtgtggaaacagagagagagagaaagatagctTTCTGGTCAGTGCAGCAATGCTAAAAGCATCTGTGCTGTGAATAATTGTAAATAcatgtaactgtaaatatagATGCTGAGATCTTTGCAGCAGGAGAAAGCACTGGGGCTACGAATCAATGCTTGTGTGGAAAAGCAGCTCTTGTAATTTCTCTATTGTTTCCCAGGAAAGGCGTGGGCATAAAGAGTCCACTGAGAGCTTGcgtacacacactcgcacacacacacagtactctCCCACATGCAGTCGCACAAACTGATGCATTCACAAACAAACCTACAGGCACATGGGCGACCTGCTGGGTCTCGCTGTGTCCTGCTGTGTCCCCAGTATGCCTTGAGCTGATCACTGTAAGGGTATTTCAGGACTCGTTCAGTCCAGAACCCTACCTCCACTTTGCCCAGAAGCCAGGGGTGTTTCATTACAGTTTAGCTCTGAAATATTAGCAGCCCAATAATATGCTCTCAGGCAGCACAGAGAAAAGACGTGTTGTTTTTGCCGGTATAATAAGAACACTGGACTGTAATTACTGACAGAATGTAATCCCACATTGTAATTAAAAGAGAAAATGGCAACCCTTTTAGTAGCAATTAATTTTGAATGAAGGCAAATTCATAATGTTTTTTGCAATGTTTTTAGAGGCGAGGAAACTTAAGGACTGTCCCTAGAGCTCCTCAGCCGACACAAATATCCGCTAGTGCAGAAGCAAGAAATTAGATTAAAAGGAAAATGTGGTGCAGTTAATGAGAATGGGGAGATGATTAAATCCCCTCGAATCAACTTAATCAAATTCACTCTGAACTAAAATGAGAAGAATGTTTACtaatctgctgctaaaatctaGAACCGTCTCTGATCCAGGGTCAAAAGATCTCAGCAGTGTGGAACAAAGACCTGGCGTGATTGCACTTTCGGATGATTTGACTGGTTTTATGTCTCAGATGTGGACTGCCTTTGAGATTCTTTACTCCCAAACCTTCCCAATAACACAAATGGATGTAAAGAATCGAGCCTGTACTGGGGTCAACACTATACACTAGTGGAGAATATCAAAGCGAACCCCTGGATCTGATTATGCTCAGTGATTACCAGCAGTCCTGATTCCACAGTGACATCTGGATATGGAGAAAATCTGTCACTGAACCATCCTGTCTGCCTGCGTTTCCTCAGTGCCTGTTCCGACTCATGATGCCAGCGTCTCGAGTTACAAATGGgtaaaaggaaaaggaagaacCACTGGCTCTGTTGTTGGAACGGCTTGGGTCCACTTCcactgaaaaggaaaaaggtcACGGCATATCAATCCTGATTTGGTGCTCTCTCCTTTAACGATGACCTCGTCCCATCTGCAGGGCACAAGGGCTTTGATGGGTATGTAAATGACACGCTATGGCCTTCgcagtcaccagatctcaaccAGCGGTCGACCCATATGGGTTTTTCAGCAgcagatgctgatgcagatatTAAGCGAGTCAGGAGGCCAATATCTGAGATGACGTTGATGATCGTAGACCTTTTTTAACAACTGAATATAGCACACGTTTGCTTAAATGCACTAAACATTTCTGCAACATCATCAGTAACTCCAGAAGCTTTCGGTCATAAATACGGCAGTGTGGTCAAAAAATATCAATAACGGAAGTCAAAGAGCACATTTTTGTACAGCATCTTCATAAATTCTTCAAGGGCATTTCTAAATCAAGCTCTAAATCTGAATTAGTAGACAGAGAGGAGTACTAAGGAGAAgaagatttttatttagcatCCTAGCTGTGGATAGTCACAATCCTGGAGAAATTAAACCTTATATCAAAACTTACTTGCATCTCAGTCATTTTTGCAATTCATTTTAACCAACAGGTTCCAAGGTCATTTAGAGTGGATTAGTGGACCATAGTGGAAGCACAAGGTGTTCAAGTTCATGTTAACTGTTGATTTACTTTCTTCATGTCAGAGCATACTTCTGGTCCGAATCGAGTGTGATTGTGTTCCCGTTGTTCAGGTTTCTGGCTCACTTGATTCGATCGAACCCCAGTGCGTTCGTGTTCATCTTACTTCATCACAAATGTGCATGAAGAGCATAACCGCATTCACTCACCATATGGTCATTGTTTTGGTGCTATTTTGCATGTTTAGTCTCATCTCCTCTTCTGTGTCCAAAGGCTTTCCCCTGCACTCATGCTACAcgtgtgttgtggaaactagGGATATCATCCTCGActaaaacacacgcacacaaacaggttactttacttcctgaacgaGTGCGGACCCGAGCTCAAGTTGCGTTCACATTCACGGGAATCGCGacacagttccagtgcaaccGAACTCCTCGATACCATATCCTACAGGGAGTCTGGGGTTCAGTACCGTGCTGCACTTCCTGACCACATGACAGCGTTCACATTCCCAGTTTATCATGTGATCTGATTCACTGTCAGTGTGAAAGTGCCCTTTGTTACCATCACCATTATGCCTGAACACCTTGCCTGTTTTGAGTAATAAATTATACACTGAACATAGCCAGAAGTAATAAATGATAaacttattttataaaataatatattttaaaaattcatttttatactCTTAATTCATCCAACCCTCATACAAGAGACAACTGTGGCCCTATTCAGAGCATCAATGTTCATCACAACAGCATCTCAGAACAACGGCCCATCACAAAGCCCAACCCCACCccctgccccacacacacacacacacacacacacacacacacacacacacacaaaacctctaGTCATGCTCACAAAACAATGTATAAAAGTACTGTATAAAAATTAAGCCACTTCAGTTTTTATTCACAGTCCTGCTTTTGTTCCTTGAAGTACACCTCGGTCAGTGGCTGATGCAGTGGTGATGGGTGGTGCAGTCTGCACTGTGTACGCTCCTCCCGAGCACAACAACCTTCCTTATGTAACCGGAGCAGCACTGCTCGTAGAAATAACAACGGCAAGGAGGGCAGCGTGTCCGTGTCCTCATGTTCCACCCATCACTGCAGAGACAATGAGGCAAGTCCTAAAGCCTCGTGGAAAAAAGCCCTTCACACAACCATTACAGTCTGTGACAGTGACAAGAGGAAACAAGGGGCAATATAAATAGAATTGCACTGGGGTAAACATGTCATCCATGATGGTGGATGttaatataaaacatacaggtttcctctttctgtctgtctgaatgtgaTTTATTAAAGCCCAGAGTTGGTTGATGTGTCCCATCTGTGCTGAATAAACAGGAGTGTAAACTCTCTCATGGCTTCAAATCAATGCAGCAATTAGGAAGTTCATCACAGCAGACATGAGACGTTTTCGGATGTCAAGAACCCAGgatacatgaaaaaaaaaaaaaaaccccaaacatttCCAGAGCTTGAGAGAGAGCTGTGACTCGGACAGCACCAACTACCCCAGAGCAGAATCAGAGGTGCTTCAGACATCACACCAGAGACAGCTTATGTTTCATCAGACCTTATTGAAAGCTTCTTGGTGTGACAACAACCACCTTCAGCCCAACATTGGGAAACCAGAGTACAGAGTACCAATAGTGGATATCAGACACAGGAAGAGATCCCTGACCATGTCACCATAAAAGGGGGACAAAATGGAGATGGGGACAGTTTTTCGGTGTGCAAATTATC
The window above is part of the Hemibagrus wyckioides isolate EC202008001 linkage group LG17, SWU_Hwy_1.0, whole genome shotgun sequence genome. Proteins encoded here:
- the ypel2b gene encoding protein yippee-like 2 — translated: MLTMTRSKTFQAYLPTCHRTYSCIHCRAHLANHDELISKSFQGSQGRAYLFNSVVNVGCGPAEERVLLTGLHAVADIYCENCKTTLGWKYEHAFESSQKYKEGKFIIELAHMIKDNGWD